ATTTTGGTGATGCGCTTCACTTCTTGCGAGAGGCGGCTGAAGGGCACCTTGTACTCGAGGACGCTTTTGCGCACGCCACCACCCACCACACCGGAAACCTTGATGGTAAAGGTCTTATCGGCATTGGGCATATCAGAGCTGGATGCTGAGGCAACCGCTGGGGTTGCAGCGGCTTCAGGAGCAGGAGCAGCACTCTCCCGTTCTAGAAGGAGGCGCCATGTCCGGGGAAAGGCGGGAGCCAGACAGTAGGCCACTTT
This sequence is a window from Thermostichus vulcanus str. 'Rupite'. Protein-coding genes within it:
- a CDS encoding phycobilisome linker polypeptide → MAKLLLGDQSFEVEPLADVPTDWPGIKVMSKGAKLQVPVGTVVKVESEDKNLAGSYKVAYCLAPAFPRTWRLLLERESAAPAPEAAATPAVASASSSDMPNADKTFTIKVSGVVGGGVRKSVLEYKVPFSRLSQEVKRITKMGGQILSISESNVLTTLD